From Azospirillum baldaniorum, the proteins below share one genomic window:
- a CDS encoding DMT family transporter, with the protein MTAPPLSPAPARPATPRHIRVENIPLGIVMMLGSVLLFSVMNVLVKLLSETYPVIEVTFFRNAMALIPVAVVISLQGGWISNLRTERPMGHVWRSVVGLTAMSLTFWSFNLLPLGDAVALNFSAPLFLTALSVPLLGEKVGIYRWSAVLVGFVGVLIMVQPSGEMLTHLGALVALGAAFCQSFAMVAIRQLSKTERANTIVFYFTAITTLILALVMPFVWVTPRSLTDFALLSATGVLGGGAQLFLTRAYSLAPAAVVAPFNYAALLWAVLFGWLLWNEMPTLHMVSGAAVVAVSGLYILHRETRRRLPPSPPAMGGGGD; encoded by the coding sequence GTGACCGCGCCCCCCCTCTCCCCCGCCCCCGCCCGTCCCGCGACGCCCCGCCACATCCGCGTGGAGAACATACCGCTCGGCATCGTCATGATGCTGGGATCGGTGCTGCTGTTCTCCGTGATGAACGTGCTGGTGAAGCTGCTCTCGGAGACGTATCCCGTCATCGAGGTGACCTTCTTCCGCAACGCCATGGCGTTGATCCCGGTGGCGGTGGTCATCTCGTTGCAGGGCGGGTGGATCAGCAACCTGCGCACCGAACGGCCGATGGGTCATGTCTGGCGCTCGGTCGTCGGACTGACGGCGATGTCGCTGACCTTCTGGTCCTTCAATCTGTTGCCGCTGGGCGACGCGGTGGCTCTGAACTTCTCGGCTCCGCTGTTCCTCACCGCCCTGTCGGTGCCGCTGCTCGGCGAAAAGGTCGGCATCTACCGGTGGAGCGCGGTGCTGGTCGGCTTCGTCGGCGTTCTCATCATGGTCCAGCCGTCGGGCGAGATGCTGACGCACCTGGGCGCGCTGGTCGCCCTTGGCGCCGCCTTCTGCCAGTCCTTCGCGATGGTGGCGATTCGCCAGCTCAGCAAGACCGAGCGCGCCAACACCATCGTCTTCTACTTCACGGCGATCACCACCCTGATCCTGGCGCTGGTCATGCCCTTCGTGTGGGTCACCCCGCGCAGCCTGACCGATTTCGCCCTGCTGTCGGCCACCGGCGTCCTGGGCGGCGGCGCCCAGCTTTTCCTGACGCGGGCCTATTCGCTGGCCCCGGCGGCCGTGGTGGCGCCCTTCAACTACGCCGCGCTGCTGTGGGCCGTGCTGTTCGGCTGGCTGCTGTGGAACGAGATGCCGACCCTGCACATGGTGTCGGGGGCCGCCGTGGTGGCGGTGAGCGGGCTCTACATCCTGCACCGCGAGACCCGACGCCGCCTGCCGCCCAGCCCGCCCGCGATGGGCGGCGGCGGCGACTGA
- a CDS encoding hybrid sensor histidine kinase/response regulator yields the protein MRLRLPFVALLALLPLVAFAVASIMLVDRQQERSVEELVRHATDAAVRTVDGRVLMTRSALEIMSTARSLDIGDRTVWRDRGERALGQRLDWMALEVRDRQGVVNLLHRPQEPEAGGIDPDARSAQADRVFRSGEVWISGVISDPAGKVEPVFAVSVPVWGVGEVRLVLTAYVRTWSLRQVLVDQVATPNWIVALLDRDGRLIARSRSETAFDPAVGQPVPESLAQALKTGNEFFLSHTRMGQEVLSAKAGSVAAPGWLLVLGTPAEPIQAAVRRTVYTIAGGGLAALAVAALVAWVLVRSHDRREAAERRARVAEASAEADRRSHAILESTTDGVYEVDRSWRIVYMNGRARGLMGGSSDLTGQRLWEAFPDAMGTVLWDRLHVAMRDRHPDEFEAYFAPLGVWLFLRVFPSSAGLAIYFQDISKRLLAERALERAVEQANQILESIGDAFYAIDRDWRITYVNKRAQEMFDRPRDDLVGRNLLELFPDVAGNSVIRSFEAAMADQQPREFEALSGIFQRWTMFNVYPQAGGGLSIYFRDVSAHRAAEAALRASEHRYRTLLEALPQMVWTCRADGSCDFLSRQWLAYTGQTETSAQGFGWASSIHPDDRERLLTIWLQAVEARTIFDTEARIRSAAGSYHWFKQRALPITDPENGEERWFGTSTDITDIFEARDAMQAAKEEAEQVGLRFRTLADSIPQLAWMARPDGRIFWYNQRWYDYTGVVEGGDAASDPLWDGILPADHAERVTASLRRSFQTGEPWEDTFPMAGRDGAFRWFLSRALPVRDTDGAVVLWFGTNTDVTDRLEAEDALRRAKEEAERAALSKSKFLASASHDLRQPMQSLFLFSGALHGHVQGEKGMKALRLLESGLDALKGLLDSLLDVSRLDAGVVKPTLEDFPVALLLDHIAAGYAPVARGKGLDWTMEGCPLNIRSDRVLLGRMIRNLVENAIRYTERGSIAITCTAVGGRMRITVADTGIGISEDHLPRIFEEFHQVGNPERDRSQGLGLGLAIVQRIGQLLDHPVTVRSTPGAGSVFTIEVPLGETSKPVEPAGATLAASASGDERLAMVVDDDAIVLLGLQAILREWGYEVLIAGSGEQAVDKLRSVSRKPDIIIADYRLREGKVGTDAILDIRRLFDAEIPAIIVTGETGPECQRDAVRHGFGLMHKPVTPRQLAGAMERSLQPAE from the coding sequence ATGCGCCTTCGTCTCCCCTTTGTGGCCTTGCTGGCGCTTCTTCCGCTTGTCGCCTTTGCGGTGGCCTCGATCATGCTGGTCGACCGTCAACAGGAGCGGTCGGTGGAGGAACTGGTCCGACACGCCACCGACGCGGCGGTGCGGACGGTGGATGGGCGCGTCCTTATGACGCGCAGCGCGCTCGAAATCATGTCCACGGCCCGGTCGCTGGACATCGGAGACCGCACCGTCTGGAGGGATCGGGGGGAACGTGCGCTGGGGCAGCGGTTGGATTGGATGGCCCTGGAGGTCCGCGACCGCCAAGGTGTCGTCAACCTGCTTCACCGGCCGCAGGAACCGGAAGCCGGCGGCATCGACCCCGACGCGCGCTCCGCCCAGGCGGACCGGGTGTTCCGCTCAGGAGAGGTTTGGATCAGCGGCGTCATCAGCGACCCCGCCGGCAAGGTGGAGCCGGTCTTCGCGGTCAGCGTGCCGGTCTGGGGCGTGGGCGAGGTTCGGCTGGTCCTGACCGCTTATGTGCGGACCTGGTCGCTGCGTCAGGTCCTGGTCGATCAGGTGGCGACGCCGAACTGGATCGTCGCGCTTCTCGACCGTGACGGGCGGCTCATCGCCCGGTCGAGGTCTGAAACGGCCTTCGACCCGGCGGTCGGGCAACCGGTGCCCGAATCCCTCGCCCAGGCGCTGAAGACCGGCAACGAATTTTTCCTTTCCCATACCCGGATGGGGCAGGAGGTTTTGTCCGCAAAGGCCGGCTCCGTGGCGGCGCCCGGCTGGCTCCTGGTCCTCGGTACCCCGGCCGAGCCGATCCAGGCGGCGGTTCGACGCACGGTCTACACGATCGCCGGCGGCGGGCTGGCCGCTCTGGCGGTGGCGGCGCTGGTCGCCTGGGTTCTTGTCCGTTCCCACGACCGGCGCGAGGCGGCTGAGCGGCGCGCGCGGGTGGCGGAGGCCTCGGCGGAAGCCGACCGGCGGTCGCACGCCATTCTGGAAAGCACGACGGACGGCGTCTATGAGGTCGACCGGTCCTGGCGCATCGTCTACATGAACGGGCGCGCGCGTGGCCTGATGGGCGGCAGCAGCGACCTGACCGGACAGCGGCTGTGGGAGGCCTTTCCCGACGCCATGGGAACGGTGCTGTGGGACCGCCTGCACGTCGCCATGAGGGATCGCCATCCCGACGAGTTCGAGGCTTACTTCGCGCCGCTCGGCGTCTGGCTCTTCCTGCGGGTTTTCCCATCGTCCGCCGGGTTGGCCATCTATTTTCAAGACATCAGCAAGCGCCTTCTCGCCGAGCGGGCTTTGGAACGCGCGGTGGAGCAGGCGAACCAGATCCTGGAGAGCATCGGCGACGCCTTCTACGCCATCGACCGTGATTGGCGGATCACCTATGTGAACAAGCGCGCGCAGGAGATGTTCGACCGACCGCGCGATGACCTCGTCGGCCGCAACCTGCTGGAGCTCTTTCCCGACGTCGCGGGCAACAGCGTCATCCGCAGCTTCGAGGCCGCCATGGCGGACCAGCAGCCGAGGGAGTTCGAAGCGCTGTCCGGCATCTTCCAGCGCTGGACCATGTTCAACGTCTATCCGCAGGCGGGCGGCGGCCTGTCCATCTACTTCCGCGACGTGTCCGCCCACCGCGCGGCGGAGGCCGCCCTGCGGGCCAGCGAGCACCGCTACCGCACGCTTCTGGAAGCGCTGCCGCAGATGGTGTGGACCTGCCGGGCGGACGGCAGTTGCGATTTTCTGAGCCGGCAATGGCTGGCCTACACCGGCCAGACGGAGACGTCGGCCCAGGGCTTCGGTTGGGCCAGCTCCATTCATCCCGACGATCGAGAGCGCCTTCTCACGATCTGGCTTCAGGCGGTCGAAGCGCGGACGATCTTCGACACCGAGGCGCGTATCCGCAGCGCCGCCGGCAGCTACCACTGGTTCAAGCAGCGTGCCCTGCCGATCACCGACCCGGAAAACGGGGAAGAGCGCTGGTTCGGCACCTCCACCGACATCACCGACATCTTCGAGGCGCGCGATGCCATGCAGGCGGCGAAGGAGGAGGCGGAGCAAGTGGGGTTGCGCTTCCGCACGCTGGCGGATTCCATCCCGCAGCTCGCCTGGATGGCCCGCCCGGACGGGCGGATCTTTTGGTACAATCAAAGATGGTATGATTACACGGGCGTCGTCGAGGGCGGGGATGCCGCTTCCGATCCGCTGTGGGACGGCATCCTTCCCGCCGACCACGCCGAGCGCGTCACCGCAAGCCTCCGGCGGTCCTTCCAGACCGGAGAACCGTGGGAGGACACCTTCCCCATGGCGGGGCGGGACGGTGCCTTCCGCTGGTTCCTGTCGCGGGCGCTGCCCGTCCGCGACACCGACGGCGCCGTCGTTCTGTGGTTCGGCACGAACACCGACGTGACCGACCGGCTTGAGGCCGAGGACGCCCTGCGCCGCGCCAAGGAGGAGGCGGAGCGGGCCGCCCTGTCCAAGTCCAAGTTCCTCGCCTCGGCCAGCCACGACCTGCGCCAGCCGATGCAGTCGCTGTTCCTGTTCTCCGGCGCCCTGCACGGCCACGTCCAGGGTGAGAAGGGGATGAAGGCGCTGCGCCTTCTGGAAAGCGGTCTGGACGCGCTGAAGGGGCTGCTGGACAGCCTGCTCGACGTGTCGCGCCTGGACGCCGGCGTGGTCAAGCCGACGCTGGAGGATTTTCCGGTGGCGCTGCTGCTCGACCACATCGCGGCGGGCTATGCCCCGGTGGCCCGCGGCAAGGGGCTCGACTGGACGATGGAGGGGTGTCCGCTGAACATCCGCTCCGACCGTGTGCTGCTGGGCCGGATGATCCGCAATCTGGTGGAGAATGCCATCCGCTACACGGAACGGGGCAGCATCGCCATCACCTGCACGGCCGTTGGCGGGCGGATGCGGATAACGGTTGCCGACACCGGCATCGGCATTTCCGAAGACCATCTGCCGCGAATCTTCGAGGAGTTCCATCAGGTCGGCAACCCGGAGCGCGACCGCAGCCAGGGGCTTGGGCTGGGCCTCGCCATCGTTCAGCGCATCGGGCAGCTTCTGGACCATCCGGTGACCGTCCGGTCCACGCCCGGCGCGGGATCGGTCTTCACCATCGAGGTGCCGCTGGGCGAGACCTCGAAGCCCGTGGAGCCGGCGGGCGCCACGCTTGCCGCGTCGGCGAGCGGCGATGAGCGGCTGGCCATGGTCGTCGACGACGATGCCATCGTGCTGCTGGGCCTTCAGGCCATCCTGCGCGAATGGGGATACGAGGTTCTGATCGCCGGGTCGGGGGAGCAGGCGGTGGACAAGCTGCGCTCGGTCAGCCGCAAGCCCGACATCATCATCGCCGACTACCGCCTGCGTGAAGGCAAGGTCGGCACCGACGCCATCCTCGACATCCGCCGGCTGTTCGACGCCGAGATCCCGGCGATCATCGTGACCGGGGAAACCGGTCCGGAATGCCAGCGCGACGCCGTTCGCCACGGCTTTGGCCTGATGCACAAGCCGGTGACTCCGCGCCAGCTCGCCGGGGCCATGGAGCGTTCCCTGCAACCGGCGGAGTGA
- a CDS encoding multidrug effflux MFS transporter has product MPHSASAGRSGDIRFGEFVALMALLMALTALSIDIMLVALPDIAGSFGVVRENDRQLVITAYMLGFAIGQPFHGPLSDRFGRKPVLAAGLVIFAIGSLGAVFAPSFTALLAARALQGFGAAAPRVVAIAIVRDRFVGRDMARVMSFVMMIFIIVPIIAPALGEGILHLGTWPWVFGALFLAAVAAFAWSMLRLAETRAAEDRMPLSPAALGHAFHKVMTTRATVGYTAAMGLLFGGLLSYVGSAQQIFVDVYGLGAMFPVAFGAIAGVMALASLVNARLVGRVGMHRVSHVALIGYTLTGVAMALLGFPEHPPLLGLGLFMAAIFFCFGLIAPNFNAMAMEPLGHVAGMGSSFVGFFSTGMAAVVGWIVGQSFDGTVRPLTIGFTVLGVLALLTVLLTERGTLMRSTHAAAAPQPGD; this is encoded by the coding sequence ATGCCCCATTCCGCTTCCGCCGGCCGGAGCGGCGATATCCGCTTCGGCGAGTTCGTCGCGCTCATGGCCCTTTTGATGGCGCTAACGGCGCTGTCCATCGACATCATGCTGGTCGCCCTGCCGGACATCGCCGGTTCCTTCGGTGTGGTGCGGGAGAATGACCGGCAGCTCGTCATCACCGCCTACATGCTGGGTTTCGCGATCGGGCAGCCTTTCCACGGGCCGCTGTCCGACCGGTTCGGGCGCAAGCCGGTGCTGGCCGCAGGTCTGGTGATCTTCGCCATCGGGTCGCTGGGCGCGGTCTTCGCACCCAGCTTCACCGCGCTGCTGGCCGCCCGCGCGTTGCAGGGATTCGGCGCCGCCGCCCCGCGCGTCGTCGCCATCGCCATCGTGCGCGACCGTTTCGTCGGGCGCGACATGGCGCGGGTGATGTCCTTCGTCATGATGATCTTCATCATCGTGCCGATCATCGCCCCAGCCCTGGGCGAGGGAATCCTGCATCTCGGCACGTGGCCGTGGGTGTTCGGCGCGCTGTTCCTGGCAGCGGTCGCCGCTTTCGCCTGGTCGATGCTGCGGCTGGCGGAAACCCGCGCGGCGGAGGACCGGATGCCGCTGTCCCCCGCGGCGCTCGGCCACGCCTTCCACAAGGTGATGACGACGCGCGCGACGGTCGGCTACACCGCGGCGATGGGCCTGCTGTTCGGCGGGTTGCTGAGCTACGTCGGCAGCGCCCAGCAGATCTTCGTGGACGTCTACGGGCTGGGGGCGATGTTCCCGGTGGCCTTCGGCGCCATCGCCGGCGTGATGGCCCTGGCCTCGCTGGTCAACGCGCGGCTGGTCGGGCGGGTCGGCATGCACCGGGTGTCGCACGTCGCCCTGATCGGCTACACGCTGACCGGCGTCGCCATGGCGCTGCTCGGCTTTCCGGAGCATCCGCCGCTGCTCGGCCTCGGCCTGTTCATGGCGGCGATCTTCTTCTGCTTCGGGCTGATCGCCCCGAACTTCAACGCGATGGCGATGGAGCCGCTGGGCCACGTGGCGGGCATGGGGTCGTCCTTCGTCGGCTTCTTCAGCACCGGCATGGCGGCGGTGGTCGGCTGGATCGTCGGGCAGTCCTTCGACGGCACCGTGCGCCCGCTGACCATCGGCTTCACCGTGCTGGGCGTGCTGGCGCTGCTGACGGTGTTGCTGACCGAGCGCGGAACGCTGATGCGCTCTACCCATGCCGCCGCCGCGCCGCAGCCGGGGGACTGA
- a CDS encoding LysR family transcriptional regulator: MFRKFVYLLALAREQHFGRAAEACHVSQPTLSNAIRQLEDELRVPIVERGQKFSGFTPEGLKVLEYARRIVAERDGLYQELTALGQGLSGHLRIGAIPTALPAVPHVLARFAERYPQIRSSVRSLSSRDIQRDLDGFELDAAVTYLDNEPLSNVRTVPLFSERYFLLAQRRQVGEGTTSIRWADAATLPLCLLTPDMQNRRIADTAFRMADRTVVPLMETNSIVTIYTIVRSGLAASVVPSQLLTLVALHPDLVALPLTEPDLTYAVGLVYADREPPAPLAKALAAVAAEPGLAERVRALTDEALAPWDLPKGL; encoded by the coding sequence GTGTTCCGCAAATTCGTCTATCTGCTGGCCCTGGCGCGCGAGCAGCATTTCGGCCGGGCGGCGGAGGCCTGCCACGTTTCCCAGCCGACGCTGTCCAACGCCATCCGCCAGCTTGAGGACGAGCTGCGCGTGCCCATCGTCGAGCGCGGGCAGAAATTTTCCGGCTTCACGCCGGAGGGGCTGAAGGTGCTCGAATACGCCCGCCGCATCGTCGCGGAGCGGGACGGGCTCTATCAGGAGCTGACGGCGCTGGGCCAGGGCCTGTCCGGACATCTGCGGATCGGCGCCATCCCGACCGCCCTGCCCGCCGTCCCGCATGTGCTGGCCCGCTTCGCCGAGCGCTACCCGCAGATCCGCTCCAGCGTGCGCTCGCTCAGCTCGCGCGACATCCAGCGCGACCTCGACGGGTTCGAACTGGACGCCGCCGTCACCTATCTCGACAACGAGCCGTTGAGCAACGTGCGCACCGTCCCGCTGTTCTCGGAGCGCTACTTCCTGCTGGCCCAGCGCCGCCAAGTCGGCGAAGGCACCACCAGCATCCGCTGGGCGGACGCGGCGACGCTGCCGCTGTGCCTGCTCACCCCGGACATGCAGAACCGGCGCATCGCCGACACCGCCTTCCGCATGGCCGACCGGACGGTGGTCCCGCTGATGGAGACGAATTCCATCGTCACCATCTACACCATCGTGCGCAGCGGTCTGGCGGCCAGCGTGGTGCCCAGCCAGCTCCTCACTCTGGTCGCTCTCCACCCCGATCTGGTGGCCCTGCCTTTGACCGAACCGGACCTGACCTACGCCGTCGGACTCGTCTACGCCGACCGCGAACCGCCGGCCCCGCTCGCCAAGGCGCTGGCCGCCGTCGCCGCGGAACCGGGCCTCGCCGAGCGCGTGCGCGCCTTGACCGACGAGGCGCTGGCCCCCTGGGACCTGCCAAAAGGGCTATGA
- a CDS encoding formate dehydrogenase subunit gamma, giving the protein MNARSPWSEDRATAVIAANRHLRGALLPMLHALQEEFGCIDEEAIPLLARELNLSRADVHGVVSFYHEFRRSRPGRHTIKVCRAEACQSMNADGLIEHIRRRLKVDFHETTADDAFSLEPVFCLGNCALAPAVMVDETLHGRVSPARFDAITASTLATEAAR; this is encoded by the coding sequence ATGAACGCCCGATCTCCATGGAGCGAAGACCGCGCCACGGCGGTGATTGCCGCCAACCGTCACCTGCGCGGGGCCCTGCTGCCGATGCTGCACGCTCTTCAGGAAGAGTTCGGCTGCATCGACGAGGAAGCCATCCCGCTGCTGGCGCGTGAGCTGAACCTGTCGCGCGCCGACGTGCACGGGGTGGTGTCCTTCTACCACGAATTCCGCCGCAGCCGCCCGGGCCGCCACACCATCAAGGTCTGCCGGGCCGAGGCCTGCCAGTCGATGAACGCCGACGGGCTGATCGAGCACATCCGCCGCCGCCTGAAGGTGGACTTCCACGAGACCACGGCCGACGACGCCTTCTCGCTGGAGCCGGTCTTCTGCCTGGGCAACTGCGCCCTGGCCCCCGCCGTGATGGTGGACGAGACGCTGCACGGCCGGGTCAGCCCGGCCCGTTTCGACGCCATCACCGCCTCCACCCTGGCCACGGAGGCCGCGCGATGA
- a CDS encoding formate dehydrogenase beta subunit codes for MSEPLHTIYVPRDAAALSVGADETAAAIRAEATKRGIPLRIVRNGSRGMLWLETLVEVETPEGRVAYGPVMAEDVAGLFDAGFLEGADHALAHGLTEKIPYFAKQERLTFARCGIIDPLSVEDYRLHGGFRGLERALAMTPAEIVTEVTESGLRGRGGAGFPTGIKWNTVLNAKADQKYICCNADEGDSGTFADRMIMEGDPFCLIEGMTIAAIAVGATEGYIYIRSEYPHAVATMREAIRLAYDEKWLGDEIHGTGHRFHLDVRVGAGAYICGEETSMLESLEGKRGTVRAKPPLPALEGLFGKPTIVNNVLSLTSVPIILDKGANHYRDFGVGRSRGTLAFQLAGNIKHGGIVEKAFGVTLHELLYEFGGGTITGRPIRAVQAGGPLGAYLPPSLFELPKDYEAFAAVEAMVGHGGIVVFDDSVDMARQARFAMEFCAAESCGKCTPCRIGAVRGVEVMDNIIAGEKVQANITLLNDLCEVMTDGSLCAMGGMTPIPVRSALKHFPEDFTRSPAAVAAE; via the coding sequence ATGAGCGAGCCCCTGCACACCATCTACGTGCCGCGCGACGCCGCCGCCCTGTCGGTGGGCGCCGACGAGACCGCCGCCGCCATCCGCGCCGAGGCCACAAAGCGCGGCATTCCGCTCCGCATCGTCCGCAACGGCTCCCGCGGCATGCTGTGGCTGGAGACTCTGGTCGAGGTGGAGACTCCCGAGGGCCGCGTCGCCTACGGCCCGGTGATGGCCGAGGATGTGGCCGGCCTGTTCGACGCCGGCTTCCTCGAAGGCGCCGATCACGCGCTGGCCCATGGCCTGACCGAGAAGATCCCCTACTTCGCCAAGCAGGAGCGGCTGACCTTCGCCCGCTGCGGCATCATCGACCCGCTGTCGGTCGAGGATTACCGGCTGCACGGCGGCTTCCGCGGGCTGGAGCGGGCGCTCGCCATGACCCCGGCGGAAATCGTCACCGAGGTCACCGAGTCCGGCCTGCGCGGCCGCGGCGGCGCCGGCTTCCCGACCGGCATCAAGTGGAACACGGTGCTGAACGCCAAGGCGGACCAGAAGTACATCTGCTGCAACGCCGACGAGGGCGACAGCGGCACCTTCGCCGACCGCATGATCATGGAGGGCGACCCCTTCTGCCTGATCGAGGGCATGACCATCGCCGCCATCGCGGTGGGCGCCACCGAGGGCTACATCTACATCCGCTCCGAGTACCCGCACGCCGTCGCGACCATGCGCGAAGCGATCCGGCTGGCCTATGACGAGAAGTGGCTGGGCGACGAGATCCACGGCACCGGCCACCGCTTCCACCTCGACGTCCGCGTCGGGGCCGGCGCCTACATCTGCGGCGAGGAGACCTCCATGCTGGAAAGCCTGGAGGGCAAGCGCGGCACCGTCCGGGCCAAGCCGCCGCTGCCGGCGCTGGAAGGTCTGTTCGGCAAGCCGACCATCGTCAACAACGTGCTGTCGCTGACCTCGGTCCCGATCATCCTGGACAAGGGCGCCAACCACTACCGCGACTTCGGCGTCGGCCGGTCGCGCGGCACGCTGGCCTTCCAGCTCGCCGGCAACATCAAGCACGGCGGCATCGTCGAGAAGGCCTTCGGCGTCACCCTGCACGAGCTGCTGTACGAGTTCGGCGGCGGCACCATCACCGGGCGCCCGATCCGCGCGGTGCAGGCCGGCGGACCGCTCGGCGCCTACCTGCCGCCCTCGCTGTTCGAGCTGCCGAAGGATTACGAGGCCTTCGCGGCGGTCGAGGCGATGGTCGGTCACGGCGGCATCGTCGTCTTCGACGACAGCGTGGACATGGCCAGGCAGGCCCGTTTCGCCATGGAGTTCTGCGCCGCCGAATCCTGCGGCAAGTGTACCCCCTGCCGCATCGGCGCGGTGCGCGGCGTTGAGGTGATGGACAACATCATCGCCGGCGAGAAGGTGCAGGCGAACATCACGCTGCTCAACGACCTGTGCGAGGTCATGACCGACGGCTCGCTCTGCGCCATGGGCGGCATGACGCCGATCCCGGTGCGCAGCGCCCTGAAGCACTTCCCCGAGGATTTCACCCGCAGCCCCGCGGCTGTCGCGGCCGAGTGA